Proteins encoded together in one Kitasatospora albolonga window:
- a CDS encoding ornithine decarboxylase: protein MAANHHEAPVLDALAAYQDRDELGFSPPGHKQARGADPAVRAVLGDAVFFGDLLATGGLDDRREKSSVLRRAEELMADAVHAEHTFFSTCGSSLSVKAAMLTVAAPHEKLLVGRDAHKSVIAGLILSGVEPVWLEPQWDAERHLAHPPSAASVERAFAAHPDARGALVTSPTPYGTAADLPAIADVCHRRSRPLIVDEAWGAHLPFHPELPSWAMDAGADICVTSIHKMGSGLEQGSVFHLQGGLVDPGTLASRADLLGTTSPSVLLYAGIDGWRRQMALDGHRLLSRALELTRSVRERIEEIEGMHVNGEDDFCGPGAATEFDPLPVIIDITGLGTTGYRAADWLREHHRIDMHLVDHRRISAQFTHADDAGTAERLLTALRGLSRDARTLRPAPEVHVPTPDELRPDQVCLPRDAYFSRTEDVPAERAAGRVAAEMMTPYPPGIPAVLPGERITEPLLRYLRSGVAAGMNVPDTADPALETVRVRAEGEGP from the coding sequence ATGGCAGCAAACCATCACGAAGCACCCGTTCTCGATGCTCTCGCCGCCTACCAGGACCGGGACGAGCTGGGCTTCTCGCCGCCCGGCCACAAACAGGCCAGGGGCGCCGATCCGGCCGTACGCGCGGTGCTCGGCGACGCCGTCTTCTTCGGTGACCTCCTGGCCACGGGCGGGCTGGACGACCGCCGGGAGAAGTCCTCCGTGCTCCGGCGGGCCGAGGAGCTCATGGCCGACGCCGTCCACGCGGAGCACACCTTCTTCTCCACCTGCGGCAGCTCGCTCTCGGTCAAGGCGGCCATGCTCACCGTCGCCGCCCCGCACGAGAAGCTCCTGGTGGGCCGGGACGCCCACAAGTCCGTGATCGCGGGGCTCATCCTTTCGGGCGTCGAGCCCGTCTGGCTGGAGCCGCAGTGGGACGCGGAACGGCATCTGGCCCATCCGCCGTCGGCCGCGTCCGTGGAGCGGGCCTTCGCCGCGCACCCGGACGCCCGGGGCGCGCTGGTCACCAGCCCGACCCCGTACGGTACGGCGGCGGACCTGCCCGCGATCGCGGACGTGTGCCACCGGCGGTCGAGGCCGCTGATCGTGGACGAGGCGTGGGGCGCCCATCTGCCGTTCCACCCGGAGCTGCCGTCCTGGGCGATGGACGCGGGCGCCGACATCTGTGTCACCAGCATCCACAAGATGGGCAGCGGCCTGGAACAGGGCTCGGTCTTCCATCTCCAGGGCGGTCTGGTGGACCCCGGCACCCTCGCATCGCGCGCCGATCTGCTGGGCACCACCAGTCCGTCCGTGCTGCTGTACGCGGGCATCGACGGCTGGCGCCGCCAGATGGCCCTGGACGGGCACCGCCTGCTCTCCCGGGCCCTGGAGCTGACCCGGTCGGTCCGTGAGCGCATCGAGGAGATCGAGGGGATGCACGTCAACGGGGAGGACGACTTCTGCGGTCCTGGCGCGGCCACCGAGTTCGACCCGCTGCCGGTGATCATCGACATCACCGGGCTAGGCACCACCGGCTACCGGGCCGCCGACTGGCTGCGCGAGCACCACCGTATCGACATGCACCTGGTGGACCACCGCCGGATCAGCGCCCAGTTCACCCACGCCGACGACGCGGGCACCGCCGAGCGGCTGCTGACGGCCCTGCGCGGCCTGTCCCGCGACGCGCGCACCCTCCGCCCCGCCCCCGAGGTGCACGTGCCCACGCCGGACGAGCTCCGCCCCGACCAGGTGTGCCTGCCCCGCGACGCCTACTTCTCCCGCACCGAGGACGTGCCGGCCGAGCGGGCGGCGGGCCGGGTCGCGGCCGAGATGATGACCCCCTACCCGCCCGGCATCCCGGCCGTCCTGCCCGGCGAGCGGATCACGGAGCCGCTGCTGCGCTACCTCCGCTCGGGCGTCGCGGCGGGCATGAACGTGCCCGACACCGCCGATCCGGCCCTGGAGACCGTCCGGGTCCGCGCCGAGGGGGAGGGCCCCTGA
- a CDS encoding peptidase S15 has translation MRYVEQLPYEIEEENHVTITMADGVRLSARIWRPVSSGREPVPAVVECIPYRKNDLTSTRDAIHHPYIAGHGYACVRVDLRGTGESEGVLLDEYLEQEQRDAEEVLAWVAAQPWCDGNTGMTGISWGAFAALQTAARRPESLKAIVIASFTDDRYADDMHYLGGAMLSDNLAEAGTMFAYATCPPDPEVVGERWRDMWRERLEAARPWVLEWLRHPHRDAYWQHASLSEDYTRLKCPVLASSGWADGYSNAVTRLLAGADVPRKGLIGPWSHKLPHLGEPGPAIGYLQEVVRWWDHWLKGIDNGAMDGPMLRAWMQESVPPSTSYEERPGRWVGEPSWPSPHVEEVVHPLRGSAIVTAEEAEPAAVPGRTRTVRSPLSVGQFAGKWASYNAPPDLPYDQREEDGGSLVYESEPLTERVEILGSPSVGLEVAASAPVAQVTARISDVAPDGRATRVTYGVLNLTHRESDEHPRPLEPGRRYRARITLNGVAQAFPPGHRIRLSLSTSYWPLVWPAPEPALLTVHGEGAALTLPVRPTDEPDGMPQTAFGEPEGCRPPPVTRLTEPEQAWNVSRSLVDYRSALDIVKDRGLQRYEENGIEVGLRACEKYTSVADDFSSPSGRSAWTMTFSRPGWDVRVETSTVLTADAEEFRVDATLDGYEDGRRVFSRTWNETVPRNLA, from the coding sequence ATGCGTTACGTCGAGCAACTCCCGTACGAGATCGAGGAAGAGAACCACGTCACCATCACCATGGCGGACGGGGTGCGCCTGTCCGCCCGGATCTGGCGGCCCGTCTCCTCCGGCCGGGAGCCGGTCCCCGCGGTCGTCGAGTGCATCCCGTACCGCAAGAATGACCTCACCTCCACCCGGGACGCCATCCACCACCCGTACATCGCGGGCCACGGCTACGCCTGCGTACGCGTGGACCTGCGCGGGACCGGGGAGTCGGAGGGCGTCCTGCTGGACGAGTACCTGGAGCAGGAGCAGCGCGACGCCGAGGAGGTGCTGGCCTGGGTCGCCGCCCAGCCCTGGTGCGACGGGAACACCGGCATGACGGGCATCTCCTGGGGCGCCTTCGCCGCGCTCCAGACGGCGGCGCGGCGGCCGGAGAGCCTGAAGGCCATCGTCATCGCCTCGTTCACGGACGACCGGTACGCGGACGACATGCACTACCTCGGCGGTGCCATGCTCTCCGACAACCTCGCCGAGGCCGGCACGATGTTCGCCTACGCCACCTGCCCGCCCGACCCCGAGGTGGTGGGGGAGCGGTGGCGGGACATGTGGCGGGAGCGGCTGGAGGCCGCCCGCCCGTGGGTCCTGGAGTGGCTCCGCCACCCGCATCGCGACGCCTACTGGCAGCACGCCTCACTCAGCGAGGACTACACCCGGCTCAAGTGCCCCGTCCTCGCCTCCAGCGGCTGGGCGGACGGCTACTCCAACGCCGTCACCCGCCTCCTGGCAGGCGCCGACGTGCCCCGCAAGGGCCTCATCGGCCCCTGGTCCCACAAGCTGCCGCACCTCGGCGAACCCGGCCCCGCCATCGGCTACCTCCAGGAGGTCGTCAGGTGGTGGGACCACTGGCTCAAGGGCATCGACAACGGGGCCATGGACGGGCCGATGCTCCGTGCCTGGATGCAGGAGAGCGTGCCGCCCTCCACGTCGTACGAGGAGCGCCCCGGCCGCTGGGTGGGCGAACCCTCCTGGCCCTCGCCGCACGTCGAGGAGGTGGTGCACCCGCTGCGGGGCTCCGCCATCGTGACGGCCGAGGAGGCGGAACCCGCCGCCGTGCCCGGCCGTACGCGTACGGTCCGATCCCCGCTCTCCGTCGGCCAGTTCGCGGGCAAGTGGGCCTCCTACAACGCCCCGCCCGACCTGCCCTACGACCAGCGCGAGGAGGACGGCGGCTCCCTCGTCTACGAGAGCGAACCGCTCACCGAACGGGTGGAGATCCTCGGCTCGCCCTCCGTCGGCCTGGAGGTGGCGGCCTCCGCCCCCGTCGCCCAGGTCACCGCCCGGATCTCCGACGTGGCCCCGGACGGCCGCGCCACCCGGGTGACGTACGGTGTGCTGAACCTGACCCACCGGGAGAGCGACGAGCACCCCCGGCCGCTGGAGCCCGGCCGCCGCTACCGCGCCCGGATCACCCTGAACGGGGTCGCCCAGGCGTTCCCGCCCGGGCACCGCATCCGGCTCTCCCTCTCGACCTCGTACTGGCCCCTGGTCTGGCCGGCCCCCGAACCGGCCCTGCTGACGGTCCACGGCGAAGGCGCCGCGCTGACCCTGCCGGTACGCCCCACGGACGAGCCGGACGGCATGCCGCAGACGGCCTTCGGTGAACCGGAGGGCTGCCGCCCGCCCCCCGTCACCCGGCTCACCGAGCCCGAGCAGGCGTGGAACGTCTCCAGGAGCCTGGTGGACTACCGCTCCGCCCTCGACATCGTGAAGGACCGGGGGCTCCAGCGGTACGAGGAGAACGGCATCGAGGTCGGGCTGCGGGCCTGCGAGAAGTACACCTCCGTCGCCGACGACTTCTCCTCCCCGAGCGGCCGGTCGGCGTGGACGATGACCTTCTCCCGGCCCGGCTGGGACGTACGGGTCGAGACGAGCACCGTACTGACGGCGGACGCGGAGGAGTTCCGTGTCGACGCGACCCTGGACGGTTACGAGGACGGCCGCCGGGTCTTCTCCCGCACCTGGAACGAGACCGTCCCCCGCAACCTGGCCTGA
- a CDS encoding biotin carboxylase: protein MSGDPRKNIFVIGMDEANRRTLEAVPDADRHRLHPLLTIEELQEGQVTVDELLGRARAVLDAHEGSVDAIVGYWDFPVSTLVPLLSKEYGTVSTSLESVVKCEHKYWSRLEQRKVTDAYPRFGMVDLESDDPRPPEGLRFPMWVKPALAYSSELAFGVADLDEFRSAVAEIREGIARVGKPFEAVLGLLELPPEMAGVGGQVCLAEEAMTGIQVAVEGYVHQGEVTVYGVLDSINYPGSSSFLRHQYPSTLPAPVIRRLHEVSERTMRQIGMDRATFSIEYFYDPRTADIRLLEINPRHSQSHAEMFHFVDGVPNHHRMFRLALGGDPAVPPGGGRYRVAAKWYYRWFGEGRVHQVPTAEEIAAIERDIPGVHIDLVPAEGQRLSTVRGQDSYSYEVAHIFTGGDDEDDLRRKFDACVAALGLSFDETEPGGRGRNSP from the coding sequence ATGTCCGGAGATCCGCGCAAGAACATATTCGTCATCGGAATGGACGAGGCCAACCGCCGCACCCTCGAAGCCGTTCCGGACGCCGACCGCCACCGGCTCCACCCGCTGCTCACCATCGAGGAGTTGCAGGAGGGCCAGGTCACCGTCGACGAACTGCTGGGCCGGGCCCGCGCCGTGCTCGACGCCCACGAAGGCAGCGTCGACGCCATCGTCGGCTACTGGGACTTCCCGGTCAGCACCCTCGTCCCCCTCCTCAGCAAGGAGTACGGGACGGTCAGCACCAGCCTCGAATCCGTCGTCAAGTGCGAGCACAAGTACTGGAGCAGGCTGGAACAGCGGAAGGTCACGGACGCCTACCCCCGCTTCGGCATGGTCGACCTGGAGAGCGACGATCCGAGGCCCCCGGAGGGCCTGCGCTTCCCGATGTGGGTCAAGCCCGCCCTCGCCTACTCCTCCGAGCTGGCGTTCGGCGTCGCGGACCTGGATGAATTCCGGTCGGCGGTCGCGGAGATACGCGAGGGCATCGCCCGGGTCGGAAAGCCCTTCGAGGCCGTTCTCGGTCTTCTGGAACTCCCGCCGGAAATGGCGGGCGTCGGAGGCCAGGTCTGTCTGGCCGAGGAGGCCATGACCGGTATCCAGGTGGCCGTCGAAGGATATGTGCACCAGGGCGAGGTCACCGTCTACGGCGTGCTCGACTCCATCAACTACCCCGGCTCCTCGTCCTTTCTGCGCCACCAGTACCCCAGCACCCTCCCGGCCCCGGTGATCCGGCGGCTGCACGAGGTCAGCGAACGCACCATGCGGCAGATCGGCATGGACCGGGCCACGTTCAGCATCGAGTACTTCTACGATCCGAGGACCGCCGACATCCGGCTGCTGGAGATCAACCCCCGGCACTCCCAGTCGCACGCGGAGATGTTTCATTTCGTCGACGGGGTGCCCAACCACCACCGCATGTTCCGGCTCGCCCTGGGCGGCGACCCGGCCGTCCCGCCGGGCGGTGGCCGCTACCGGGTGGCCGCCAAGTGGTACTACCGCTGGTTCGGTGAGGGCCGTGTCCACCAGGTGCCGACCGCCGAGGAGATCGCCGCCATCGAGCGGGACATCCCGGGCGTCCACATCGACCTGGTCCCCGCCGAGGGCCAGCGGCTCTCCACCGTCCGGGGCCAGGACAGCTACAGCTACGAGGTCGCCCACATCTTCACCGGCGGTGACGACGAGGACGACCTGCGCCGCAAGTTCGACGCCTGCGTCGCCGCCCTCGGCCTCAGCTTCGACGAGACGGAACCGGGCGGGCGCGGCCGGAATTCTCCGTGA
- a CDS encoding NADPH-dependent oxidoreductase: MRALALVCTLNSSPEPSSSHHLAQQVMTAFEGHGVRGEIVRVADHDVRPGIGVDLGDGDAWPAIREKVLAADILLIATPIWLGHPSSVCQRVLERLNAESSETDDEGRPLVYGKVGAVAVVGNEDGAHKVSADVFQGLNDVGFSLAAQAVTYWVGEAMQGTDYQDLDETPEAVASTTKALAANAVHLARLLADSPYPAS, encoded by the coding sequence ATGCGCGCACTCGCCCTCGTCTGTACGTTGAACTCCTCCCCCGAGCCCTCCAGCAGCCACCACCTCGCCCAGCAGGTCATGACCGCGTTCGAGGGCCACGGAGTGCGGGGCGAGATCGTCCGGGTGGCCGACCACGACGTCCGGCCGGGGATCGGCGTGGACCTGGGGGACGGTGACGCCTGGCCCGCGATCCGGGAGAAGGTCCTGGCCGCCGACATCCTCCTGATCGCCACGCCCATCTGGCTCGGCCACCCCTCCAGCGTCTGCCAGCGGGTCCTGGAGCGGCTGAACGCCGAGTCCTCCGAGACCGACGACGAGGGGCGCCCGCTCGTCTACGGGAAGGTGGGCGCCGTGGCCGTCGTGGGCAACGAGGACGGGGCGCACAAGGTGAGCGCGGACGTCTTCCAGGGGCTGAACGACGTCGGCTTCTCGCTGGCGGCCCAGGCGGTCACGTACTGGGTGGGCGAGGCCATGCAGGGCACCGACTACCAGGACCTGGACGAGACACCCGAGGCCGTCGCCTCGACGACGAAGGCGCTCGCCGCCAACGCCGTCCACCTGGCCCGGCTGCTCGCCGACTCCCCCTACCCGGCGTCCTGA
- a CDS encoding transcription antitermination regulator — protein MTDRPVAEAPDTTALLLETESLDDFLQALARSALALVAEADGCGITVQRQGRPVTVSSAGAIATKLDEAQYGQDDGPCLQAMRTGLEVSVPDTLRESRWADYPAYAAVCGARSSLSLPIAPHSHTSGALNLYAPVPGAFENADLTALRLLTAQATGAIALAQRIADTEEFAADLEAALQSRTVIDQAIGVVIGQQRCSPEKAFEVLRTASQHRNIKLRDLCAELIASITGETPPEARFQPRG, from the coding sequence ATGACTGACAGGCCCGTGGCCGAGGCGCCGGACACGACCGCACTGCTCTTGGAGACGGAGTCCCTGGACGACTTCCTCCAGGCGCTCGCCCGCAGCGCCCTGGCCCTGGTCGCGGAGGCTGACGGGTGCGGCATCACGGTGCAGCGGCAGGGCCGCCCCGTCACCGTGTCCAGCGCGGGTGCCATCGCCACGAAGCTGGACGAGGCCCAGTACGGCCAGGACGACGGCCCCTGCCTCCAGGCGATGCGCACCGGCCTGGAGGTCAGCGTGCCCGACACGCTCCGGGAGAGCCGCTGGGCCGACTACCCCGCCTACGCGGCCGTCTGCGGCGCCCGGTCCTCGCTGTCGCTGCCCATCGCCCCGCACAGCCACACCTCCGGCGCCCTCAACCTGTACGCCCCGGTCCCCGGCGCCTTCGAGAACGCCGACCTGACGGCCCTGCGGCTGCTCACCGCCCAGGCCACCGGAGCCATCGCCCTGGCCCAGCGCATCGCGGACACCGAGGAGTTCGCCGCCGATCTGGAGGCCGCCCTCCAGTCCCGTACGGTCATCGACCAGGCGATCGGCGTGGTCATCGGCCAGCAGCGCTGCTCCCCGGAGAAGGCGTTCGAGGTGCTGCGTACGGCCTCCCAGCACCGCAACATCAAGCTCCGCGACCTGTGCGCCGAGCTGATCGCCAGCATCACCGGCGAGACGCCCCCCGAGGCGCGGTTCCAGCCCCGGGGGTGA
- a CDS encoding sulfate transporter: MVLLSYHLDDAHLVVELSDAVDLDNEAAIERELLRLMPCCGPSTLIVDVVTPLLTARALGVLLRVRADAEQRGVSLAVVARFQTAREVLSAAALNRILRVAHTLAGAELRSRGCLPGAEAPEEPRPSGLRERLKRRTQGADGPGPGTRAVGPYAATSLPRLPRER, translated from the coding sequence ATGGTCCTGCTCAGCTACCACCTCGACGACGCCCACCTCGTCGTCGAACTGTCCGATGCCGTCGATCTCGACAACGAGGCCGCGATCGAGCGGGAGCTGCTGAGGCTGATGCCGTGCTGCGGCCCCAGCACCCTCATCGTGGATGTCGTCACCCCCCTGCTCACCGCGCGCGCCCTGGGCGTACTGCTGCGGGTCCGCGCCGATGCCGAGCAGCGCGGTGTGTCGCTGGCGGTGGTGGCCAGATTCCAGACGGCACGTGAGGTCCTGAGCGCCGCGGCCCTCAACCGGATTCTGCGCGTCGCGCACACCCTCGCGGGTGCCGAACTCCGCAGCCGGGGCTGCCTGCCGGGCGCGGAGGCACCCGAGGAACCCCGTCCGAGCGGCCTGCGGGAACGGCTGAAGCGGCGCACCCAGGGGGCGGACGGCCCGGGTCCCGGGACCCGGGCCGTCGGACCGTACGCCGCCACATCCCTGCCCCGCCTCCCCCGGGAGCGATGA
- a CDS encoding antitermination regulator, which yields MSDGLTPGTPDLISLLLDSDTLDDFLQVLAESALLKAPAADGCGITLERENRPLTVVSAGVSAPALDEAQYGQDDGPCLEALREGHEVSVGDMQTESRWNGYPAFAVAAGTRSSLSLPVAARSHTAGALNLYSPKVDGFAEADLGGLRALAAQATGAIALAQRLSDARTFTTDLQAALQSRAVIDQAAGIVMNQRRCTPEEALQTLRSASQHRNVKLRDLCAQLVGSVSGGVPPGGPPLRPRP from the coding sequence ATGTCCGACGGCCTGACCCCCGGGACACCCGACCTCATCTCGCTTCTTCTCGACAGCGACACGCTGGACGACTTCCTCCAGGTGCTGGCCGAGAGCGCCCTTCTCAAGGCCCCGGCCGCCGATGGCTGCGGCATCACCCTGGAGCGGGAGAACCGGCCGCTGACCGTGGTCAGCGCCGGGGTGAGCGCTCCGGCGCTGGACGAGGCGCAGTACGGGCAGGACGACGGCCCCTGTCTGGAGGCCCTGCGCGAGGGGCACGAGGTCAGCGTGGGGGACATGCAGACCGAGAGCCGGTGGAACGGCTATCCGGCCTTCGCCGTCGCCGCCGGGACCCGGTCCTCGCTCTCCCTGCCGGTCGCCGCCCGCTCCCACACGGCGGGCGCGCTGAATCTGTACTCGCCCAAGGTGGACGGCTTCGCGGAGGCCGATCTCGGCGGTCTGCGCGCCCTGGCGGCCCAGGCGACGGGGGCGATCGCCCTGGCCCAGCGGCTCTCCGACGCCCGGACGTTCACCACCGACCTCCAAGCGGCTCTCCAGTCGCGTGCGGTGATCGACCAGGCGGCCGGCATCGTGATGAACCAGCGCCGCTGTACGCCGGAGGAGGCGCTCCAGACCCTGCGCAGCGCCTCGCAGCACCGCAACGTCAAGCTGCGCGACCTCTGCGCGCAGCTCGTCGGCTCCGTCTCGGGAGGCGTGCCGCCGGGCGGCCCCCCGTTGCGCCCCCGGCCCTGA
- a CDS encoding DUF5133 domain-containing protein, which yields MLMAHPAVLEELLRRYEELRTQHGEGGEGVARRLDDVSYTLCVSTGTRDIAAALVAAREQVRRSAPRRDDVVSA from the coding sequence ATGCTGATGGCACACCCCGCGGTTCTCGAGGAACTGCTGCGCCGTTACGAGGAACTCCGGACCCAGCACGGCGAGGGCGGCGAAGGGGTGGCCCGGCGGCTGGATGACGTCAGCTACACGCTGTGCGTCTCCACGGGGACCCGTGACATCGCCGCCGCGCTCGTGGCGGCCCGTGAGCAGGTGCGCCGCTCCGCCCCCAGACGGGACGACGTGGTCTCCGCCTGA
- a CDS encoding plasmid stabilization protein — MPAGSNAKRERQYEHIKESQEERGASEKRAKEIAARTVNKERARSGESRTASKTSTQDKKSAYERGGERSHRGAQGPTKDQLYAEARKKNIDGRSSMNKAELKKALGR, encoded by the coding sequence ATGCCTGCTGGATCGAATGCGAAGCGTGAACGCCAGTACGAGCACATCAAGGAGAGCCAGGAGGAGCGGGGAGCATCCGAGAAGCGCGCCAAGGAGATCGCCGCCCGTACGGTGAACAAGGAGCGGGCCCGGTCCGGTGAATCGAGGACGGCCAGCAAAACGTCCACCCAGGACAAGAAGTCCGCGTACGAACGCGGCGGCGAACGCTCCCACCGGGGTGCGCAGGGTCCGACGAAGGACCAGCTGTACGCGGAGGCACGGAAGAAGAACATCGACGGACGCTCCTCGATGAACAAGGCGGAGCTGAAGAAGGCCCTCGGGCGCTGA
- a CDS encoding HAD family hydrolase → MAAGAAIFDVDGTLTDTNHLHVVAWWEAFRQAGHTVPMPDIHRAVGLGSDDLIDRLLGEGRDRDQDSAIGSAHTVLYGTYFDRLPAFEGAGDLLRTLAGRDWQVVLATSASGPELAALRRAVDADEAVKDTASSDDVDEGKPSPEPVQLALELAGVAAGQAVFVGDTVWDMEAAARAGVRSVALLSGGIPRADLEAAGADAVFRDAADLLARLDESPFA, encoded by the coding sequence ATGGCAGCAGGCGCGGCGATCTTCGACGTGGACGGTACGCTCACCGACACCAATCACCTGCATGTGGTGGCGTGGTGGGAGGCGTTCCGGCAGGCGGGGCACACCGTGCCGATGCCGGACATCCACCGGGCGGTCGGCCTCGGCTCCGACGATCTGATCGACCGGCTGCTCGGCGAGGGCCGGGACCGTGACCAGGACTCCGCCATCGGCTCCGCGCACACGGTGCTCTACGGGACGTACTTCGACCGCCTCCCGGCCTTCGAGGGCGCGGGCGACCTCCTGCGCACCCTGGCCGGACGCGACTGGCAGGTGGTCCTGGCCACCTCGGCGAGCGGGCCCGAGCTGGCGGCCCTGCGGCGGGCGGTGGACGCGGACGAGGCCGTCAAGGACACGGCGAGCTCGGACGACGTCGACGAGGGCAAGCCGTCCCCGGAGCCCGTACAGCTGGCCCTGGAGCTGGCCGGGGTGGCGGCCGGGCAGGCGGTGTTCGTGGGCGACACGGTGTGGGACATGGAGGCGGCGGCGCGGGCGGGGGTGCGCTCGGTGGCGCTGCTGTCGGGCGGCATTCCGCGGGCCGACCTGGAGGCGGCGGGGGCGGACGCGGTCTTCCGGGATGCCGCGGACCTGCTCGCCCGGCTCGACGAGAGCCCGTTCGCCTAG
- a CDS encoding B/F/G family RNA polymerase sigma-70 factor, whose protein sequence is MQPAPVPQPSTDTGAPSSDEAFRKLSTLPRGPERDALREETVCAWLPMAYRLASRFRNRGEPMDDLRQVAAMGLVKAVDRYDPARGKAFETYAVPTVTGELKRHFRDHTWDVHVPRRVQDLRNQVRTARRDLAQRLGGRAPTCAEIAAEANLSEEDVLIGLEALESYSALSLDAEPAGVDGGATLADRLGSWDHALDVAVDREAAKPGLRKLPERERTILYLRYFRDMTQLGIAQHLGISQMHVSRLISQSCARVRAGALKETGTLDRAGALSGTA, encoded by the coding sequence ATGCAGCCTGCACCTGTCCCCCAGCCCTCCACGGACACGGGTGCCCCGTCGTCCGACGAGGCATTCCGGAAGCTGAGCACGCTTCCCCGGGGGCCGGAGCGGGACGCCCTGCGCGAGGAGACCGTCTGCGCCTGGCTGCCGATGGCGTACCGGCTGGCCTCACGCTTCCGCAACCGGGGCGAGCCGATGGACGACCTGCGCCAAGTGGCCGCGATGGGACTGGTCAAGGCGGTGGACCGGTACGACCCGGCGCGGGGCAAGGCATTCGAGACCTACGCCGTACCGACCGTGACGGGCGAACTGAAGCGGCACTTCCGCGACCACACCTGGGACGTCCATGTGCCGCGCCGGGTCCAGGACCTCCGCAACCAGGTCCGGACGGCGCGGCGCGACCTCGCCCAGCGGCTGGGCGGACGCGCCCCCACCTGCGCCGAGATCGCGGCGGAGGCGAACCTCTCCGAGGAGGACGTCCTGATCGGTCTGGAGGCGCTGGAGAGCTACAGCGCCCTGTCCCTGGACGCCGAACCGGCGGGCGTGGACGGCGGGGCCACCCTGGCCGACCGGCTGGGCTCCTGGGACCACGCCCTGGACGTCGCCGTCGACCGCGAGGCCGCCAAACCCGGCCTGCGGAAGCTCCCCGAGCGCGAGCGGACCATCCTCTACCTGCGGTACTTCCGCGACATGACCCAGCTGGGCATCGCGCAGCACCTCGGCATATCGCAGATGCACGTCTCCCGGCTGATCAGCCAGTCCTGCGCACGGGTCCGCGCCGGGGCCCTCAAGGAGACCGGAACCCTCGACAGGGCCGGGGCTCTCTCGGGGACCGCGTGA
- a CDS encoding SDR family oxidoreductase, producing the protein MTAHTWPVAPVALVTGADSGIGRAVAVKLAQQGMDVGITYHSDRAGGENTAEEVRSAGRRAAVARLDLTELPEAADVVDALADELGRVDVLVNCAGTGAATRFLDLDHTTVRQVIDVDLIGPFLCSQRAARRMIAQGDGGRIVNITSVHEHQPRVGAAPYCAAKGGLGLLTQVMALELAEYGITVNSVAPGEIATPMTGQEDTDVAGVDRPGIPLRRPGDAREVASVVAFLAGPESSYVTGASWAVDGGMLRMGPQAGSHLRSDDWRRP; encoded by the coding sequence ATGACCGCACACACCTGGCCCGTCGCCCCGGTCGCGCTGGTGACCGGCGCGGATTCGGGCATCGGCCGAGCCGTCGCCGTGAAGCTGGCGCAACAGGGCATGGACGTGGGCATCACCTACCACAGCGACCGTGCGGGCGGCGAGAACACGGCAGAAGAGGTGCGCTCGGCCGGCCGGCGGGCCGCCGTGGCCCGGCTCGACCTCACCGAGCTGCCGGAGGCCGCCGATGTGGTGGACGCCCTCGCGGACGAACTGGGCCGGGTGGACGTCCTGGTCAACTGCGCGGGAACGGGGGCCGCCACCCGGTTCCTCGACCTGGACCACACGACGGTCCGGCAGGTCATCGACGTGGATCTCATCGGCCCCTTCCTCTGCTCGCAGCGTGCGGCCCGCCGCATGATCGCCCAGGGGGACGGCGGCCGCATCGTGAACATCACCTCGGTCCACGAGCACCAGCCCCGGGTCGGCGCGGCCCCCTACTGCGCGGCCAAGGGCGGGCTGGGCCTGCTGACGCAGGTGATGGCCCTGGAGCTGGCCGAGTACGGCATCACCGTGAACTCCGTGGCCCCCGGCGAGATCGCCACCCCGATGACCGGGCAGGAGGACACGGACGTCGCGGGCGTGGACCGGCCGGGCATCCCCCTCCGGCGGCCCGGCGACGCCCGTGAGGTCGCCTCGGTCGTCGCCTTCCTGGCCGGTCCCGAGTCCTCGTACGTCACCGGCGCCTCCTGGGCGGTGGACGGCGGGATGCTGCGCATGGGGCCGCAGGCGGGCTCCCATCTGCGTTCCGACGACTGGCGCCGCCCCTGA